A window of Hyperolius riggenbachi isolate aHypRig1 chromosome 1, aHypRig1.pri, whole genome shotgun sequence contains these coding sequences:
- the GTF2H3 gene encoding general transcription factor IIH subunit 3 isoform X3 encodes MEDNGRTARDSSMLMGLEEDLNINRINKEMKAGQEVKSRILVIKAAEDSALQYMNFMNVIFAAQKQNILIDACVLDSDSGLLQQACDITGGIYLKIPHVNSLLQYLLWVFLPDPDQRSNLNLPPPVHVDYRAACFCHRNLIEIGYVCSVCLSIFCNFSPICTTCETAFKISLPPVMKAKKKKLKQMF; translated from the exons ATGGAGGAcaacgggaggacggcgagggactcatccatgcttatggggctggaggaagacctga ACATTAACAGAATAAATAAAGAAATGAAAG CTGGGCAAGAAGTGAAATCCAGGATATTG GTTATTAAGGCAGCAGAAGATAGCGCTTTGCAATACATGAACTTCATGAATGTCATCTTTGCTGCCCAGAAACAG AACATTCTCATTGATGCTTGTGTGTTGGATTCAGATTCGGGACTCTTGCAGCAG GCTTGTGACATAACAGGAGGGATATACCTGAAGATACCCCATGTTAACTCACTGTTGCAGTATTTATTG TGGGTTTTCCTCCCTGATCCAGATCAAAGATCTAATTTAAATCTTCCCCCTCCAGTTCATGTGGATTACCGGGCGGCTTGTTTCTGCCATAGGAACCTGATTGAAATTGGCtatgtttgttctgtttgtttaTCAA TATTCTGCAACTTCAGTCCTATTTGTACTACCTGCGA GACTGCATTTAAGATCTCCTTACCGCCAGTTATGAAGGCCAAAAAGAAGAAATTAAAACAAATGTTTTAG
- the GTF2H3 gene encoding general transcription factor IIH subunit 3 isoform X1 translates to MVMGNSHLFMGRNNKLAVIASHLNESRLLFPGKQWKSGDLSGESSILESNISGSKDGKYELLTAANDMITEDIKDLMTKSVEVKGQRTDTVLAGSLAKALCYINRINKEMKAGQEVKSRILVIKAAEDSALQYMNFMNVIFAAQKQNILIDACVLDSDSGLLQQACDITGGIYLKIPHVNSLLQYLLWVFLPDPDQRSNLNLPPPVHVDYRAACFCHRNLIEIGYVCSVCLSIFCNFSPICTTCETAFKISLPPVMKAKKKKLKQMF, encoded by the exons CCGTCTCCTTTTCCCTGGCAAGCAGTGGAAGAGTGGAGACTTGTCTGGAGAATCCTCCATTCTGGAATCCAATATATCAGGGAGTAAGGATGGCAAATATGAGCTACTGACCGCAGCCAATGACATGATTACTGAAGACATCAAAGATCTCATGACCAAAA GTGTGGAGGTGAAAGGTCAGCGGACAGACACAGTGCTGGCAGGCTCTTTGGCAAAAGCTCTTTGCT ACATTAACAGAATAAATAAAGAAATGAAAG CTGGGCAAGAAGTGAAATCCAGGATATTG GTTATTAAGGCAGCAGAAGATAGCGCTTTGCAATACATGAACTTCATGAATGTCATCTTTGCTGCCCAGAAACAG AACATTCTCATTGATGCTTGTGTGTTGGATTCAGATTCGGGACTCTTGCAGCAG GCTTGTGACATAACAGGAGGGATATACCTGAAGATACCCCATGTTAACTCACTGTTGCAGTATTTATTG TGGGTTTTCCTCCCTGATCCAGATCAAAGATCTAATTTAAATCTTCCCCCTCCAGTTCATGTGGATTACCGGGCGGCTTGTTTCTGCCATAGGAACCTGATTGAAATTGGCtatgtttgttctgtttgtttaTCAA TATTCTGCAACTTCAGTCCTATTTGTACTACCTGCGA GACTGCATTTAAGATCTCCTTACCGCCAGTTATGAAGGCCAAAAAGAAGAAATTAAAACAAATGTTTTAG